Proteins from one Melospiza melodia melodia isolate bMelMel2 chromosome 18, bMelMel2.pri, whole genome shotgun sequence genomic window:
- the HS3ST2 gene encoding heparan sulfate glucosamine 3-O-sulfotransferase 2 — MARRAPSGRAPAVAPAPSRRLAGRVLVLFTLSLSCSYLCYSLLCCCGSPAAPRARCPPARAAAAKKLLQQSRPCGRAAPAPPAGSAPGPARPGTKRLPRAIVVGVKKGGTRAVLEFIRVHPEVRALGTEPHFFDRNYHRGLEWYRSLMPRTLDSQITVEKTPSYFVTKEAPRRIFNMSRDTKLIVVVRNPVTRAISDYTQTLSKKPDIPTFEGLTFRNRSLGLVDTSWNAIRIGMYAVHLQSWLQYFPLSQIHFVSGERLITDPAGEMGKVQDFLGIKRVITDKHFYFNKTKGFPCLKKSESSGLPRCLGKSKGRTHVQIDPEVIEQLRDFYRPYNIKFYETVGQDFRWE; from the exons ATGGCGCGTAGGGCGCCGAGCGGGCGGGCCCCGGCCGTGGCTCCGGCTCCGTCCCGGCGGCTGGCAGGGAGGGTCCTCGTCCTCTTCACGCTGTCGCTGTCCTGCTCGTACCTGTGCTacagcctcctgtgctgctgcggcagccccgccgcgccccgcgcccgctgcccgcccgcccgcgccgccgccgccaagAAACTTCTGCAGCAGTCGCGGCCGTGCGGGCGggcggcccccgccccgccggccggCAGCGCCCCggggcccgcccggcccggcaccAAGCGCCTGCCGCGGGCCATCGTGGTGGGCGTCAAGAAGGGCGGCACCCGCGCCGTGCTGGAGTTCATCCGGGTGCACCCCGAGGTGCGCGCCCTGGGCACCGAGCCCCACTTCTTCGACAGGAACTACCACCGCGGGCTGGAGTGGTACAG GAGCCTGATGCCACGCACCCTCGACAGCCAGATCACGGTGGAGAAGACCCCCAGCTACTTTGTGACCAAGGAGGCCCCGCGGCGCATCTTCAACATGTCCCGGGACACGAAGCTGATTGTGGTGGTGCGCAACCCGGTGACCCGCGCCATCTCGGACTACACGCAGACGCTGTCCAAGAAGCCAGACATCCCCACCTTCGAGGGGCTGACCTTCCGCAACCGCAGCCTGGGGCTGGTGGACACCTCCTGGAACGCCATCCGCATCGGCATGTACGCCgtgcacctgcagagctggctcCAGTACTTCCCCCTGTCCCAGATCCACTTCGTCAGCGGCGAGAGGCTGATCACGGACCCGGCGGGCGAGATGGGCAAGGTCCAGGAtttcctgggcatcaaacgggttaTCACTGACAAGCACTTCTACTTCAACAAGACAAAAGGCTTCCCGTGCCTGAAGAAGTCAGAGAGCAGCGGCTTGCCCCGCTGCCTTGGCAAGTCCAAGGGCAGGACTCACGTGCAGATAGACCccgaggtcatcgagcagcttcGGGACTTTTATAGACCTTATAACATCAAATTCTATGAAACAGTCGGGCAGGACTTCAGGTGGGAGTAA